One stretch of Chryseobacterium fluminis DNA includes these proteins:
- the porK gene encoding T9SS ring complex lipoprotein PorK/GldK — MKRIFLLLLSASVASVSCSGGGASSVGKPGTKGELIPREKTKSFVAERPYGMVAIPAGSFVAGLADQDPTNTPEKAALKTVTVSAFFMDEAETTNAEYRVFINYVRDSIARTLLAEAAGEGGEGKGRGTNIGDYAYLAQKEENLTPYQEYLEGQGGREDEGYDATKKLDWKVPLHWSTSKYPDVEYAEVLESMYLPASSRISNERILDVSKLKYNYKWGDMDAALADKERGVNYLRSSSIAIYPDTTVWVKDFHFAYNEPLFEQYFWHKAYKDYPVVGVTWDQARAYCNFRSKLKSDYNESLKRKKQRPLIFRLPTELEWEYAARGGMQNATYPWGGPYLMDDRGCYLANFKPKRGNYMEDDKKGTYTYTAPVKKFKKNGFGLYDMAGNVSEWTVSDYNNSSYGFSSTLNPTTKGQTDTKKSVRGGSWKDVGYMLMTGARDWERKDSARSYIGFRTVQDIPEAAVKPRRVNR; from the coding sequence ATGAAAAGGATATTTCTTTTATTATTGTCTGCGTCAGTAGCATCGGTATCTTGTTCAGGTGGAGGAGCCTCTTCAGTAGGTAAACCGGGAACAAAAGGAGAGTTGATACCAAGAGAAAAAACTAAATCATTTGTTGCAGAAAGACCATACGGAATGGTTGCAATACCTGCAGGATCATTTGTTGCAGGTTTGGCAGATCAGGACCCTACCAATACTCCTGAGAAAGCAGCTTTGAAAACAGTTACGGTTTCCGCATTCTTCATGGATGAAGCAGAAACGACTAATGCAGAGTACAGAGTATTCATTAATTATGTAAGAGATTCTATTGCCAGAACTTTACTTGCTGAAGCTGCCGGTGAAGGTGGTGAAGGTAAAGGAAGAGGGACCAACATAGGAGATTATGCTTATCTGGCTCAAAAAGAAGAAAATTTAACACCATATCAGGAATATTTAGAAGGACAGGGAGGTAGAGAAGATGAAGGATACGATGCAACCAAAAAACTGGATTGGAAAGTTCCTTTGCACTGGTCTACATCAAAATATCCTGATGTAGAATACGCAGAAGTGTTAGAGTCTATGTATCTGCCGGCTTCTTCAAGAATATCCAATGAAAGGATTCTTGATGTGAGTAAACTGAAATATAATTACAAATGGGGAGATATGGATGCTGCACTTGCTGACAAGGAAAGAGGAGTAAACTACCTTAGAAGCTCCAGTATTGCCATCTATCCTGATACCACTGTATGGGTTAAAGATTTCCACTTCGCTTATAATGAGCCATTATTTGAACAGTATTTCTGGCACAAAGCATATAAGGATTATCCGGTTGTAGGAGTTACCTGGGATCAGGCAAGAGCTTACTGTAACTTCAGATCAAAATTGAAATCTGACTACAACGAAAGTTTAAAGAGAAAAAAACAAAGACCGTTAATATTCCGTTTACCTACAGAATTAGAGTGGGAATACGCCGCAAGAGGGGGAATGCAGAATGCTACTTACCCTTGGGGAGGTCCTTACCTGATGGATGACAGAGGTTGTTATCTTGCAAACTTTAAGCCAAAAAGAGGTAATTATATGGAAGATGATAAAAAAGGCACTTATACATATACAGCTCCTGTAAAGAAATTTAAGAAAAATGGATTTGGGTTATATGATATGGCCGGTAACGTTTCTGAATGGACTGTATCTGACTATAACAACTCATCATACGGATTCTCATCTACGCTGAACCCTACAACCAAAGGTCAGACGGATACGAAAAAATCTGTTAGAGGAGGCTCTTGGAAAGATGTGGGATATATGTTGATGACGGGTGCCAGAGATTGGGAAAGAAAAGATTCTGCCAGAAGTTATATCGGATTCAGAACTGTACAGGATATTCCTGAAGCAGCTGTTAAACCAAGGAGAGTTAACAGATAA
- the porL gene encoding type IX secretion system motor protein PorL/GldL, with translation MFKTKDAWMNFFYSFGAAIVILGAWLKITHITLGPINGNIALTVGLITEAIIFIIFAFDPPKSEESYAWENVYPELLDKHANPNPLHSNVSSRNNNAAAQFAELENSLSTKLDKMLEDAKLDVQLFERLRTGIDKFSKSVDQINQTVDVSASTHKYNDQLNKAATHMESMNALYAMQLESGKRQSEFANKYVADMQKSAEQSEKFNQELQGLTSNLNNLNRVYGGMLTAMKS, from the coding sequence ATGTTTAAGACTAAAGATGCTTGGATGAATTTCTTCTATTCATTCGGTGCTGCAATTGTAATTCTTGGAGCTTGGCTTAAAATTACCCACATCACTTTGGGGCCTATTAATGGTAACATTGCTCTTACGGTAGGACTTATTACTGAAGCAATTATCTTCATCATCTTCGCATTTGACCCTCCAAAATCTGAAGAGTCTTACGCCTGGGAAAATGTTTATCCTGAATTATTAGATAAGCATGCTAACCCAAACCCTTTGCATTCCAATGTATCTTCAAGAAATAACAACGCTGCTGCTCAATTTGCTGAATTGGAAAATTCGCTTTCAACAAAGTTGGACAAAATGCTGGAAGATGCTAAGTTAGACGTTCAATTATTTGAAAGACTAAGAACGGGGATCGATAAATTCTCCAAGTCCGTTGATCAGATCAATCAGACCGTAGATGTTTCTGCTTCCACTCATAAATATAATGATCAGCTTAACAAAGCGGCAACTCACATGGAAAGCATGAATGCTTTATATGCCATGCAGTTGGAAAGCGGTAAAAGACAATCGGAATTTGCTAACAAATATGTAGCAGACATGCAAAAATCTGCTGAACAATCAGAAAAATTCAATCAAGAGTTACAGGGCTTAACATCTAACTTAAACAACTTAAACAGAGTGTACGGTGGTATGTTAACAGCAATGAAATCTTAA
- the porM gene encoding type IX secretion system motor protein PorM/GldM → MAAGKQTPRQKMINLMYLVFIAMMALNIDAEIIRSYYDSTVSLKDTRFLTERRNEDIFEKTLQAKAQQVPDTYAQPWAQYQVLKEKINILVAHAQKIKDGLKKESEFVEIDPVTKKLVDVSENFSALNNNEATTKYFFTEGDENTPSKGALELKAKIDDVRNYINSTFGNNPQLKSLIERANKSLIAEYAKGQSPNEKTWFQNKFYHQPLIAAISNLEIIQNDARNVQSDALALMLQEKVDASIKFSSYEAIVSAPVDVVAGKPAEAVIMLGNYSNSNKIVMSGVSRQENGKGYASLNTGGIGPHTLSGNITLTDASGKAQSFPFTHTYNVIAGPQEVKLQKGLLLSADKMNVMYRNLDNPVTGSILGADNAKLSLSAPGAAVKSTGPGKWDVRPGAGNVLKITLSGTDPYGKSLTQVFEYRIKNVPPPQGQIRGKNMLTMPATSVENQSLSATIPDFDFPVSFNVTSFMVRVPGRAAMQVQGNSLQGAAGMFKNLRPGDGVYIFEIKASATGLGDQKIGNISPVLINIQ, encoded by the coding sequence ATGGCAGCAGGAAAACAGACCCCTCGTCAGAAGATGATCAACCTAATGTATCTGGTGTTCATCGCTATGATGGCCCTAAACATTGATGCAGAAATCATCAGATCATATTATGACTCTACAGTTTCACTAAAAGATACTAGATTTTTAACAGAAAGAAGAAACGAGGATATTTTTGAGAAAACTTTACAGGCAAAAGCACAACAAGTACCGGATACTTATGCTCAGCCTTGGGCGCAATATCAGGTATTAAAAGAGAAAATTAATATTTTGGTTGCTCACGCTCAAAAGATTAAAGACGGATTGAAGAAAGAATCCGAATTTGTTGAGATCGATCCGGTAACTAAAAAACTTGTTGATGTTAGTGAGAACTTCTCCGCATTAAACAACAATGAAGCGACGACAAAGTATTTCTTTACGGAAGGAGATGAAAATACCCCTTCTAAAGGAGCGTTGGAGCTTAAAGCTAAAATAGATGATGTAAGAAATTATATCAACAGTACTTTTGGTAATAATCCTCAATTGAAATCTTTAATAGAGAGAGCAAACAAATCTTTGATTGCCGAATATGCTAAAGGGCAATCTCCAAATGAGAAAACATGGTTTCAGAATAAATTCTATCACCAGCCGTTGATCGCAGCGATCTCTAATTTGGAAATCATTCAGAATGATGCAAGAAACGTACAGTCTGATGCACTGGCTTTAATGCTTCAGGAAAAAGTGGATGCCAGCATCAAGTTCTCAAGCTATGAAGCGATTGTATCTGCTCCGGTAGATGTAGTAGCGGGTAAACCGGCTGAAGCAGTTATTATGTTAGGAAATTATTCTAACAGTAATAAAATTGTAATGTCAGGAGTGAGCAGACAGGAAAACGGAAAAGGATATGCTTCACTTAATACGGGTGGAATTGGTCCTCATACTTTAAGTGGTAACATTACATTAACTGATGCAAGCGGTAAAGCGCAAAGCTTCCCTTTCACTCATACATATAATGTGATCGCCGGTCCGCAAGAAGTAAAACTTCAAAAAGGTTTATTACTTTCTGCTGATAAGATGAATGTAATGTACAGAAATCTTGATAACCCTGTTACAGGATCTATTTTGGGTGCTGATAATGCTAAACTTTCATTATCTGCTCCGGGAGCTGCTGTAAAAAGTACAGGTCCGGGTAAATGGGATGTAAGACCAGGTGCAGGAAATGTACTGAAGATCACTTTATCAGGAACAGACCCTTATGGTAAGTCTCTTACTCAGGTATTCGAATACAGAATTAAAAATGTGCCGCCACCGCAAGGTCAGATCAGAGGAAAAAATATGTTGACAATGCCTGCAACTTCGGTGGAGAACCAGTCATTATCGGCTACGATTCCGGACTTTGATTTCCCGGTATCTTTCAACGTAACATCGTTTATGGTAAGAGTGCCTGGTAGAGCAGCGATGCAGGTTCAGGGTAATTCATTACAGGGTGCTGCTGGAATGTTTAAAAATTTAAGACCTGGAGACGGTGTGTATATATTTGAAATTAAAGCTTCGGCTACTGGTTTAGGAGATCAGAAGATTGGAAATATCTCACCTGTTTTAATTAATATCCAATAA
- the porN gene encoding type IX secretion system ring subunit PorN/GldN, with amino-acid sequence MKKYISSFLVLVSGFMFSQTILNASSPEEFRKMRAENKMKVGDTVIDKKVKPLEYGFVDDKDIMKSMFVWEVIDMNDKINQPFYYNNPDGLLATQTVSLYKLLLDGALSGQIAEVYDDENFVQRLTPQQIKDRLVSVRVDDEAVNILNSGRQLTEQEKKELTDVYETTTDKVRVLKVFGMWFIDKRDGQMKYRPLGIAAMGPDPQMIGRLGPDGQPLDGANDLIDLFWVYYPNAREILANNYVYNRKNTSADLSFDDLINARRFSSVIFKSSTGLGDGVIKDYIPRDADDQIEESDRIKAQILQMENDMWNY; translated from the coding sequence ATGAAAAAATATATTAGCAGTTTTTTAGTTTTAGTTTCTGGTTTTATGTTTTCCCAGACGATTCTAAATGCTTCTTCTCCGGAGGAATTTAGAAAAATGAGAGCTGAAAACAAAATGAAAGTGGGAGATACTGTCATTGACAAGAAAGTAAAGCCATTAGAATATGGATTTGTTGATGATAAAGACATCATGAAAAGTATGTTTGTCTGGGAAGTCATTGATATGAATGACAAGATCAATCAGCCATTCTATTATAACAATCCGGACGGATTGCTGGCAACACAGACCGTATCCCTATACAAACTCTTATTAGACGGAGCTTTAAGCGGTCAGATCGCTGAAGTGTATGATGATGAGAACTTCGTTCAGAGACTTACTCCTCAGCAAATCAAAGACCGATTGGTGAGTGTGCGTGTTGATGATGAAGCTGTAAATATTCTGAACAGCGGACGTCAGCTGACAGAACAGGAGAAAAAAGAACTTACCGATGTTTATGAGACAACAACTGATAAAGTTAGAGTCTTAAAGGTATTCGGTATGTGGTTTATCGATAAGAGAGACGGGCAGATGAAGTACAGACCTCTAGGTATTGCTGCAATGGGTCCTGATCCGCAGATGATCGGTAGGTTAGGTCCTGATGGACAGCCACTTGATGGTGCTAATGATTTGATTGACCTTTTCTGGGTATATTATCCAAATGCCAGAGAGATCTTAGCAAATAATTATGTTTATAACAGAAAAAATACCTCTGCTGATTTATCATTCGATGACTTAATCAATGCGAGAAGATTTTCTTCTGTAATCTTCAAATCTTCAACAGGTTTAGGAGATGGCGTTATCAAGGATTATATTCCTAGAGATGCTGATGACCAGATCGAAGAGAGCGACAGAATTAAAGCTCAGATTCTTCAGATGGAAAATGATATGTGGAATTACTAA
- a CDS encoding NAD(P)/FAD-dependent oxidoreductase, whose product MKNVEYIIVGDGYAALFFAHQLIKNNRTFVLFSEERKSASQVSAGIINPVVLKKFTTFWKAQEQIDFLKNVLKEIESYTGENYLIEAPIHRIFHDENEQKLWLKKSDHDELTQFLDKKIDHIEGIKNEYHSGKVNQSARLNVNGFFTGLFDFLKRNSHFVSEKFDYTKIDPDNSVYKDFKYRNIIFCEGMGVKANPFFSEIKVEANKGHHIKVALSENIHENITIKKKHFLFPTHNGIYFYGGTYDREQLHHHVDDSAVEQLIRGLSEFYPYDFEVKEVNFGFRPTVKDRRPIIGSHSQYTNLHVFNGLGARGILNGCYFSKSLFDYIEFKVPLHEEISADRFR is encoded by the coding sequence ATGAAGAATGTAGAATATATTATCGTGGGAGACGGCTATGCAGCCCTGTTCTTTGCCCATCAGCTGATTAAAAACAACAGGACTTTTGTTCTCTTTTCGGAAGAGAGAAAAAGTGCTTCACAGGTTTCTGCAGGGATCATCAACCCTGTTGTTCTTAAAAAATTCACTACATTCTGGAAAGCTCAGGAGCAGATCGATTTCCTTAAAAATGTTTTAAAAGAAATTGAGTCGTATACCGGAGAAAATTATCTGATCGAAGCACCTATTCACAGAATCTTTCATGATGAGAATGAACAGAAGCTGTGGCTTAAAAAATCAGATCATGATGAACTTACCCAGTTTCTTGATAAAAAAATTGATCACATAGAGGGTATAAAAAACGAATATCATTCAGGAAAGGTTAACCAGTCTGCCAGACTTAATGTAAATGGATTTTTCACGGGTTTATTTGATTTTTTAAAAAGAAATTCTCACTTTGTAAGCGAAAAATTCGATTATACCAAGATTGATCCTGATAATTCGGTGTATAAAGATTTTAAATACAGAAATATAATCTTCTGTGAAGGAATGGGAGTAAAGGCAAACCCTTTTTTTTCGGAGATTAAAGTGGAGGCTAATAAAGGCCATCATATTAAAGTAGCATTATCTGAAAACATTCATGAAAATATCACCATTAAAAAGAAGCATTTTTTATTTCCTACCCATAACGGGATTTATTTCTATGGCGGAACCTATGACAGGGAGCAGCTTCATCATCACGTAGATGATTCTGCCGTTGAACAGCTGATCAGGGGCCTGTCTGAATTTTACCCTTACGATTTTGAGGTTAAAGAGGTTAATTTCGGTTTCAGGCCTACAGTAAAAGACCGGAGGCCGATAATAGGAAGCCATTCCCAATATACAAATCTGCACGTTTTTAACGGTCTGGGAGCAAGAGGAATTCTAAATGGATGCTACTTTTCAAAAAGCCTGTTTGATTATATTGAATTTAAAGTGCCTTTGCACGAAGAAATTTCGGCAGACCGGTTTAGATAA
- a CDS encoding SemiSWEET transporter — protein sequence MNENVLGIVAGILTSVSMIPQLIKVLKDKNVNDLSWVMLLVLITGVSLWVWYGVVKDEWPIILSNAFSVMVNISLLICYMLYKKS from the coding sequence ATGAATGAAAATGTCTTAGGTATTGTTGCAGGAATCCTTACTTCAGTATCCATGATTCCACAGCTTATAAAAGTTCTTAAGGATAAAAATGTCAATGATTTGTCTTGGGTGATGCTTCTTGTTCTCATCACCGGGGTTTCGTTATGGGTTTGGTATGGCGTTGTTAAAGATGAGTGGCCGATCATTCTGTCCAATGCATTTTCTGTAATGGTTAATATAAGTCTGCTTATCTGTTATATGCTGTATAAAAAGTCTTAA
- a CDS encoding META domain-containing protein: MKNVFSHLSVLLLGIALTSCISRTASSAQPSNDITGKTWKLTEINGKPVVLVNADSNPYFKLNMPDMRYEGNGGCNGVSGTFELKPDVMRIKFNQGMSTMIACEDLATEQLFTKALLAADNYTVNGDTLSLNKAKMAPLAKFVRQQ; this comes from the coding sequence ATGAAAAATGTATTCAGCCATCTATCTGTCCTACTTTTAGGAATTGCACTAACTTCTTGTATAAGCAGAACGGCATCTTCGGCCCAGCCTTCCAATGACATTACCGGAAAAACATGGAAGCTTACTGAAATTAACGGCAAACCCGTCGTCTTGGTCAACGCTGACAGTAACCCTTACTTTAAGCTGAACATGCCTGATATGAGGTATGAAGGTAACGGAGGATGTAACGGCGTAAGCGGAACTTTTGAACTAAAGCCCGATGTTATGCGGATAAAATTCAATCAGGGAATGTCTACGATGATCGCATGTGAGGATCTTGCTACAGAGCAGTTATTTACCAAAGCCCTGCTGGCTGCTGACAATTATACTGTGAATGGTGACACACTGAGTCTTAACAAAGCAAAAATGGCTCCTCTGGCAAAATTTGTACGGCAGCAATAA